The Bubalus bubalis isolate 160015118507 breed Murrah chromosome 16, NDDB_SH_1, whole genome shotgun sequence genome window below encodes:
- the HYOU1 gene encoding hypoxia up-regulated protein 1 isoform X2, whose amino-acid sequence MAATVRRQRPRRLACWALMTVLLADLLALSDTLAVMSVDLGSESMKVAIVKPGVPMEIVLNKESRRKTPVTVTLKENERFFGDSAASMAIKNPKATLRYFQHLLGKQENNPHVALYKARFPEHELGFDPQRQTVYFQISPQLQFSPEEVLSMLLNYSRSLAEDFAEQPIKDAVITVPAFFNQAERRAVLQAARMAGLKVLQLINDNTATALSYGVFRRKDINSTAQNIMFYDMGSGSTVCTIVTYQTVKTKDAGIQPQLQIRGVGFDRTLGGLEMELRLREHLAGLFNEQRKGQRAKDVRENPRAMAKLLREANRLKTVLSANADHMAQIEGLMDDVDFKAKVTRAEFEELCADLFERVPGPVQQALQSAEMKLDEIEQVILVGGATRVPKVQEVLLKAVGKEELGKNINADEAAAMGAVYQAAALSKAFKVKPFVVRDAVIYPILVEFTREVEEETGVRSLKHNKRVLFSRMGPYPQRKVITFNRYSHDFNFHINYGDLGFLGPEDLRVFGSQNLTTVKLKGVGESFKKYPDYESKGIKAHFNLDESGVLSLDRVESVFETLVEDSPEEESTLTKLGNTISSLFGGGSTPDTKENGTDTVQEEEEGPAEGSKDEPGEQAELKEEAEAPAEDTSSPPPPEAKGAAAPEGEKAAEKDGGDKPEAQKPSEKGEAGSEGAPPAPEEEKKQKPARKQRMVEEIGVELVILDLPDLPEDQLARSAQKLQDLTLRDLQKQEREKAANSLEAFIFETQDKLYQPEYQEVSTEEQREDISGKLSATSTWLEDEGFGATTAMLKEKLAELRKLCHGLFFRVEERKKWPERLSALDNLLNHSSMFLKGARLIPEMDQIFTEVEMTTLEKIINETWAWKNTTVAEQTKLPATEKPVLLSKDIEAKMAALDREVQYLLNKAKFAKPRPRPRDKNGTRAEAPLNASTSDQSEKVIPPPGQTEDTKPIPEPEKETAGPEAADSEPLELGGPAAESEQKEHPEQPTGQKRTLKNDEL is encoded by the exons ACACACTGGCAGTGATGTCTGTGGACCTGGGCAGCGAGTCTATGAAGGTGGCCATCGTCAAACCTGGAGTACCCATGGAGATTGTCTTGAACAA GGAGTCCCGGAGGAAAACCCCAGTGACTGTGACCCTGAAAGAAAATGAACGATTCTTTGGCGACAGTGCGGCCAGCATG GCCATCAAGAACCCAAAGGCAACACTGCGTTACTTCCAGCACCTCCTGGGGAAGCAGGAGAATAACCCCCATGTAGCCCTTTACAAAGCTCGTTTCCCCGAGCATGAGCTGGGCTTTGACCCGCAGAGGCAGACTGTGTACTTCCAAATCAGCCC gcagctGCAGTTCTCGCCAGAGGAGGTCCTCAGCATGCTTCTCAACTACTCCCGGTCTCTGGCTGAAGATTTTGCAG AGCAGCCCATCAAGGATGCAGTGATCACTGTGCCAGCCTTCTTCAACCAGGCTGAGCGCCGAGCCGTGCTGCAGGCTGCACGAATGGCTGGCCTCAAGGTGCTGCAGCTCATCAATGACAACACCGCCACCGCCCTGAGCTACGGTGTCTTCCGCAGGAAAGATATCAACAGCACTGCCCAG AATATCATGTTCTATGACATGGGCTCAGGCAGCACTGTGTGCACCATCGTGACCTACCAGACAGTGAAGACTAAGGATGCGGGGATCCAGCCACAGCTGCAGATCCGGGGTGTGGG GTTTGACCGTACCCTGGGGGGCCTGGAGATGGAGCTCCGCCTGCGTGAGCACCTGGCCGGGCTTTTCAATGAGCAGCGCAAGGGTCAGAGAGCAAAGGACGTGCGAGAGAACCCTCGTGCCATGGCCAAGCTGCTGCGTGAGGCCAATCGACTGAAGACCGTTCTGAGCGCCAATGCCGATCACATGGCCCAG ATCGAGGGCCTGATGGACGATGTGGATTTCAAGGCAAAGGTGACTCGAGCGGAGTTTGAAGAGTTGTGTGCAGACTTGTTTGAGCGGGTCCCTGGGCCCGTGCAGCAGGCGCTGCAGAGTGCAGAGATGAAACTG GATGAGATTGAGCAGGTGATCCTGGTGGGCGGGGCCACTCGCGTCCCCAAAGTGCAGGAGGTGCTGCTGAAGGCTGTGGGCAA GGAGGAGCTGGGGAAGAACATCAATGCCGACGAAGCTGCTGCCATGGGGGCTGTGTACCAGGCGGCCGCGCTCAGCAAAGCCTTCAAAGTGAAGCCTTTCGTCGTCCGGGATGCAGTGATCTACCCCATCCTG GTGGAGTTCAcgagggaggtggaggaggagactGGGGTCCGCAGCCTGAAGCACAATAAGCGCGTCCTCTTCTCCCGCATGGGACCCTACCCTCAACGCAAAGTCATCACCTTTAACCGCTACAGCCATGACTTCAACTTCCACATCAACTATGGTGACCTGGGCTTCCTGGGGCCTGAGGATCTTCG ggtaTTTGGCTCCCAGAATCTGACCACAGTGAAGCTAAAAGGTGTGGGAGAGAGCTTCAAGAAGTATCCCGACTATGAGTCCAAGGGCATCAAGGCTCACTTCAACCTGGACGAGAGTGGTGTGCTCAGCCTGGACAGG GTGGAGTCTGTGTTTGAGACGCTGGTGGAGGACAGCCCAGAAGAGGAATCTACTCTGACCA AACTTGGCAACACCATCTCCAGCCTGTTTGGAGGTGGCAGCACACCAGATACTAAAGAAAATGGTACTGACACAGTCCAG gaggaggaggaagggcctGCTGAGGGGAGCAAGGATGAGCCTGGAGAGCAAGCAGAGCTcaaggaggaagctgaggccccagCGGAGGACACCTCTTCGCCCCCACCCCCTGAGGCTAAGGGGGCTGCAgcccctgaaggagaaaaggcTGCAGAGAAAGACGGCGGGGACAAGCCCGAGGCCCAG AAGCCAAGCGAGAAGGGGGAGGCGGGGTCTGAGGGTGCCCCTCCAGCCccggaggaagaaaagaagcagaaaccaGCCCGGAAGCAGAGGATGGTGGAGGAGATCGGAGTGGAGCTGGTCATCCTGGACCTGCCTGACTTGCCCGAGGACCAGCTGGCCCGCTCGGCCCAGAA ACTCCAGGACCTGACACTCCGGGACCTGCAGAAGCAGGAACGGGAGAAAGCAGCCAACAGCTTGGAAGCCTTCATCTTTGAGACCCAG GACAAGCTGTACCAGCCCGAGTACCAGGAAGTGTCGACCGAGGAGCAGCGTGAGGACATCTCTGGGAAGCTCAGTGCCACGTCCACTTGGCTGGAGGATGAGGGCTTTGGGGCCACCACAGCG ATGTTGAAGGAGAAGTTGGCTGAACTACGGAAGCTGTGCCACGGGCTGTTTTTTCGGGTGGAGGAGCGCAAGAAGTGGCCCGAACGGCTGTCTGCCCTGGATAATCTCCTCAATCATTCCAGCATGTTCCTCAA GGGGGCCCGGCTCATCCCAGAGATGGACCAGATCTTCACTGAAGTGGAGATGACAACGTTAGAGAAAATCATCAATGAGACCTGG GCCTGGAAGAACACAACCGTGGCCGAGCAGACCAAGCTTCCCGCCACAGAGAAGCCCGTGTTGCTCTCGAAAGACATCGAGGCCAAGATGGCGGCCCTGGACCGCGAGGTGCAGTATCTGCTCAATAAGGCCAAGTTCGCCaagccccggccccggccccgggaCAAGAATGGGACCCGGGCAGAGGCTCCCCTCAATGCCAGCACCAGTGACCAGAGTGAGAAGGTCATCCCTCCACCAG GCCAGACTGAAGACACGAAGCCCATCCCAGAACCTGAGAAAGAGACTG CAGGACCTGAAGCAGCAGACTCTGAGCCTCTGGAATTAGGGGGTCCCGCAGCAG aatCCGAACAGAAGGAACACCCGGAACAGCCAACAGGACAGAAGCGAACTTTGAAGAATGATGAACTATAA
- the HYOU1 gene encoding hypoxia up-regulated protein 1 isoform X1 codes for MAATVRRQRPRRLACWALMTVLLADLLALSDTLAVMSVDLGSESMKVAIVKPGVPMEIVLNKESRRKTPVTVTLKENERFFGDSAASMAIKNPKATLRYFQHLLGKQENNPHVALYKARFPEHELGFDPQRQTVYFQISPQLQFSPEEVLSMLLNYSRSLAEDFAEQPIKDAVITVPAFFNQAERRAVLQAARMAGLKVLQLINDNTATALSYGVFRRKDINSTAQNIMFYDMGSGSTVCTIVTYQTVKTKDAGIQPQLQIRGVGFDRTLGGLEMELRLREHLAGLFNEQRKGQRAKDVRENPRAMAKLLREANRLKTVLSANADHMAQIEGLMDDVDFKAKVTRAEFEELCADLFERVPGPVQQALQSAEMKLDEIEQVILVGGATRVPKVQEVLLKAVGKEELGKNINADEAAAMGAVYQAAALSKAFKVKPFVVRDAVIYPILVEFTREVEEETGVRSLKHNKRVLFSRMGPYPQRKVITFNRYSHDFNFHINYGDLGFLGPEDLRVFGSQNLTTVKLKGVGESFKKYPDYESKGIKAHFNLDESGVLSLDRVESVFETLVEDSPEEESTLTKLGNTISSLFGGGSTPDTKENGTDTVQEEEEGPAEGSKDEPGEQAELKEEAEAPAEDTSSPPPPEAKGAAAPEGEKAAEKDGGDKPEAQKPSEKGEAGSEGAPPAPEEEKKQKPARKQRMVEEIGVELVILDLPDLPEDQLARSAQKLQDLTLRDLQKQEREKAANSLEAFIFETQDKLYQPEYQEVSTEEQREDISGKLSATSTWLEDEGFGATTAMLKEKLAELRKLCHGLFFRVEERKKWPERLSALDNLLNHSSMFLKGARLIPEMDQIFTEVEMTTLEKIINETWAWKNTTVAEQTKLPATEKPVLLSKDIEAKMAALDREVQYLLNKAKFAKPRPRPRDKNGTRAEAPLNASTSDQSEKVIPPPGQTEDTKPIPEPEKETGPEAADSEPLELGGPAAESEQKEHPEQPTGQKRTLKNDEL; via the exons ACACACTGGCAGTGATGTCTGTGGACCTGGGCAGCGAGTCTATGAAGGTGGCCATCGTCAAACCTGGAGTACCCATGGAGATTGTCTTGAACAA GGAGTCCCGGAGGAAAACCCCAGTGACTGTGACCCTGAAAGAAAATGAACGATTCTTTGGCGACAGTGCGGCCAGCATG GCCATCAAGAACCCAAAGGCAACACTGCGTTACTTCCAGCACCTCCTGGGGAAGCAGGAGAATAACCCCCATGTAGCCCTTTACAAAGCTCGTTTCCCCGAGCATGAGCTGGGCTTTGACCCGCAGAGGCAGACTGTGTACTTCCAAATCAGCCC gcagctGCAGTTCTCGCCAGAGGAGGTCCTCAGCATGCTTCTCAACTACTCCCGGTCTCTGGCTGAAGATTTTGCAG AGCAGCCCATCAAGGATGCAGTGATCACTGTGCCAGCCTTCTTCAACCAGGCTGAGCGCCGAGCCGTGCTGCAGGCTGCACGAATGGCTGGCCTCAAGGTGCTGCAGCTCATCAATGACAACACCGCCACCGCCCTGAGCTACGGTGTCTTCCGCAGGAAAGATATCAACAGCACTGCCCAG AATATCATGTTCTATGACATGGGCTCAGGCAGCACTGTGTGCACCATCGTGACCTACCAGACAGTGAAGACTAAGGATGCGGGGATCCAGCCACAGCTGCAGATCCGGGGTGTGGG GTTTGACCGTACCCTGGGGGGCCTGGAGATGGAGCTCCGCCTGCGTGAGCACCTGGCCGGGCTTTTCAATGAGCAGCGCAAGGGTCAGAGAGCAAAGGACGTGCGAGAGAACCCTCGTGCCATGGCCAAGCTGCTGCGTGAGGCCAATCGACTGAAGACCGTTCTGAGCGCCAATGCCGATCACATGGCCCAG ATCGAGGGCCTGATGGACGATGTGGATTTCAAGGCAAAGGTGACTCGAGCGGAGTTTGAAGAGTTGTGTGCAGACTTGTTTGAGCGGGTCCCTGGGCCCGTGCAGCAGGCGCTGCAGAGTGCAGAGATGAAACTG GATGAGATTGAGCAGGTGATCCTGGTGGGCGGGGCCACTCGCGTCCCCAAAGTGCAGGAGGTGCTGCTGAAGGCTGTGGGCAA GGAGGAGCTGGGGAAGAACATCAATGCCGACGAAGCTGCTGCCATGGGGGCTGTGTACCAGGCGGCCGCGCTCAGCAAAGCCTTCAAAGTGAAGCCTTTCGTCGTCCGGGATGCAGTGATCTACCCCATCCTG GTGGAGTTCAcgagggaggtggaggaggagactGGGGTCCGCAGCCTGAAGCACAATAAGCGCGTCCTCTTCTCCCGCATGGGACCCTACCCTCAACGCAAAGTCATCACCTTTAACCGCTACAGCCATGACTTCAACTTCCACATCAACTATGGTGACCTGGGCTTCCTGGGGCCTGAGGATCTTCG ggtaTTTGGCTCCCAGAATCTGACCACAGTGAAGCTAAAAGGTGTGGGAGAGAGCTTCAAGAAGTATCCCGACTATGAGTCCAAGGGCATCAAGGCTCACTTCAACCTGGACGAGAGTGGTGTGCTCAGCCTGGACAGG GTGGAGTCTGTGTTTGAGACGCTGGTGGAGGACAGCCCAGAAGAGGAATCTACTCTGACCA AACTTGGCAACACCATCTCCAGCCTGTTTGGAGGTGGCAGCACACCAGATACTAAAGAAAATGGTACTGACACAGTCCAG gaggaggaggaagggcctGCTGAGGGGAGCAAGGATGAGCCTGGAGAGCAAGCAGAGCTcaaggaggaagctgaggccccagCGGAGGACACCTCTTCGCCCCCACCCCCTGAGGCTAAGGGGGCTGCAgcccctgaaggagaaaaggcTGCAGAGAAAGACGGCGGGGACAAGCCCGAGGCCCAG AAGCCAAGCGAGAAGGGGGAGGCGGGGTCTGAGGGTGCCCCTCCAGCCccggaggaagaaaagaagcagaaaccaGCCCGGAAGCAGAGGATGGTGGAGGAGATCGGAGTGGAGCTGGTCATCCTGGACCTGCCTGACTTGCCCGAGGACCAGCTGGCCCGCTCGGCCCAGAA ACTCCAGGACCTGACACTCCGGGACCTGCAGAAGCAGGAACGGGAGAAAGCAGCCAACAGCTTGGAAGCCTTCATCTTTGAGACCCAG GACAAGCTGTACCAGCCCGAGTACCAGGAAGTGTCGACCGAGGAGCAGCGTGAGGACATCTCTGGGAAGCTCAGTGCCACGTCCACTTGGCTGGAGGATGAGGGCTTTGGGGCCACCACAGCG ATGTTGAAGGAGAAGTTGGCTGAACTACGGAAGCTGTGCCACGGGCTGTTTTTTCGGGTGGAGGAGCGCAAGAAGTGGCCCGAACGGCTGTCTGCCCTGGATAATCTCCTCAATCATTCCAGCATGTTCCTCAA GGGGGCCCGGCTCATCCCAGAGATGGACCAGATCTTCACTGAAGTGGAGATGACAACGTTAGAGAAAATCATCAATGAGACCTGG GCCTGGAAGAACACAACCGTGGCCGAGCAGACCAAGCTTCCCGCCACAGAGAAGCCCGTGTTGCTCTCGAAAGACATCGAGGCCAAGATGGCGGCCCTGGACCGCGAGGTGCAGTATCTGCTCAATAAGGCCAAGTTCGCCaagccccggccccggccccgggaCAAGAATGGGACCCGGGCAGAGGCTCCCCTCAATGCCAGCACCAGTGACCAGAGTGAGAAGGTCATCCCTCCACCAG GCCAGACTGAAGACACGAAGCCCATCCCAGAACCTGAGAAAGAGACTG GACCTGAAGCAGCAGACTCTGAGCCTCTGGAATTAGGGGGTCCCGCAGCAG aatCCGAACAGAAGGAACACCCGGAACAGCCAACAGGACAGAAGCGAACTTTGAAGAATGATGAACTATAA